The following proteins come from a genomic window of Nocardiopsis sp. YSL2:
- a CDS encoding DUF2637 domain-containing protein has translation MESSRWSRWVTIAAVLLLAMIAAVVSYSHMYELALRHGEPEWRAALFPLSVDGMIVGASMTLLSDARHGRKGGLLPWALLILGSGASLAANVAVADPTMWSRIIHAWPSFALIGAYELLMREFRTVARSVRSAYAADEQAPEVAAHEVQEAGVSETGRSTDTDLQIVPDSSEGPVEGPALSPFQDRAWRWALERQRETGDLPSGKEIAAKFGRRERWGRLVKQKGQRGLSGAVPTSLHSMSERPAAELAHER, from the coding sequence ATGGAGTCCTCCCGTTGGTCACGATGGGTCACCATCGCGGCCGTGCTGCTGCTGGCGATGATCGCAGCGGTGGTGTCCTACTCGCACATGTACGAACTCGCTTTGCGCCACGGCGAACCCGAGTGGCGTGCGGCCCTGTTCCCGCTCTCGGTCGACGGCATGATCGTCGGCGCGTCCATGACATTGCTGAGCGATGCCCGTCACGGCCGCAAGGGCGGGCTACTGCCCTGGGCCCTGCTCATCCTGGGATCGGGTGCTTCGCTCGCGGCCAACGTGGCGGTCGCCGACCCCACGATGTGGTCCAGGATCATTCATGCGTGGCCCTCCTTCGCGCTGATTGGTGCGTATGAGCTGCTCATGCGCGAGTTCCGTACCGTCGCGCGCAGCGTACGCAGTGCGTACGCAGCTGATGAGCAGGCCCCGGAAGTGGCGGCACACGAAGTTCAGGAGGCAGGGGTCTCGGAGACCGGGAGGAGCACTGATACCGATCTGCAGATCGTGCCTGATTCGAGCGAGGGGCCCGTAGAAGGGCCTGCCTTGTCGCCATTTCAGGATCGGGCTTGGCGCTGGGCGTTGGAACGACAGAGGGAAACGGGGGATCTCCCGAGTGGGAAGGAGATCGCGGCGAAGTTCGGGCGGAGGGAGCGTTGGGGGCGCCTGGTCAAGCAGAAAGGACAGCGAGGACTGTCCGGGGCAGTGCCAACATCGCTCCACTCGATGAGTGAGAGACCCGCTGCTGAGCTCGCTCACGAACGGTGA
- a CDS encoding TIGR02677 family protein, translating into MAERRALDLDALAVSDRFQLFNFTRRDDHITYLWILRALDRLREVHQVQAGAEDVATALRELAASHPEAPAPAHGLRHRLDELSADGVVHRFDDASRAGDLASYRNRQSVYQFSELGYWAYRAVENVLGARVEDVNLSRLVFSDVLEDLTALAEANRTGQAESVYRRLSRLDSVMEDMGRRSAQFHVTLGEILRSTEASPEVFLRHKNALLVHMSDFMAELDRYLPRLDKAVHDVEGTGLATLLSRAAEADERLFMARGERVEDWRRRWRAVRGWFASEGGAPTRAAELGAATRSAVSGVIALLRQLTEAQRGGVNRSTQLRHLAEWVFNTPDDGAAHALMGAAFNVRSARHLGTAHEDDEQIPPTTTWWDAPGVELSVTLFRSDRAPTTGVPKPVKRNAGARSALRRRQAQQRADERMAAARLADEGAHDRVLDEADTRILLRLVTKALESRSVVAGRLGSATGADGGTAVRLVPSDRGSTVRTSRGTLHLPGFRLELTTGKG; encoded by the coding sequence TTGGCCGAGCGCAGGGCTCTGGATCTGGACGCGCTCGCGGTCAGCGACCGCTTCCAGCTGTTCAACTTCACCCGCCGCGACGATCACATCACCTACCTGTGGATCCTGCGCGCGCTGGACCGGCTGCGCGAGGTCCACCAGGTCCAGGCCGGGGCCGAGGACGTCGCCACGGCGCTGCGCGAACTCGCCGCGAGCCACCCCGAGGCGCCCGCGCCCGCGCACGGCCTGCGCCACCGCCTGGACGAGCTCAGCGCCGACGGCGTCGTCCACCGCTTCGACGACGCCTCACGGGCGGGCGACCTGGCCAGCTACCGCAACCGCCAGTCGGTCTACCAGTTCAGCGAGCTCGGCTACTGGGCCTACCGGGCGGTGGAGAACGTCCTGGGCGCCCGGGTGGAGGACGTCAACCTCTCCCGGCTGGTCTTCTCCGACGTGCTGGAGGACCTCACCGCGCTGGCCGAGGCCAACCGCACCGGCCAGGCCGAGAGCGTCTACCGGCGCCTCTCCCGCCTGGACTCGGTCATGGAGGACATGGGGCGGCGCTCCGCCCAGTTCCACGTGACCCTGGGCGAGATCCTGCGCTCCACCGAGGCCTCCCCCGAGGTCTTCCTGCGGCACAAGAACGCCCTGCTGGTGCACATGTCCGACTTCATGGCCGAACTGGACCGCTACCTCCCGCGCCTGGACAAGGCCGTCCACGACGTGGAGGGCACCGGCCTGGCCACCCTGCTCTCCCGCGCTGCCGAGGCGGACGAGCGCCTGTTCATGGCGCGCGGCGAACGCGTGGAGGACTGGCGGCGCCGTTGGCGGGCGGTCCGCGGCTGGTTCGCCTCCGAGGGCGGCGCGCCCACCCGCGCCGCCGAGCTGGGCGCCGCCACCCGCTCCGCGGTCTCGGGCGTCATCGCCCTGCTGCGCCAGCTCACCGAGGCCCAGCGCGGCGGGGTCAACCGCTCCACCCAGCTGCGCCACCTCGCCGAATGGGTGTTCAACACCCCTGACGACGGCGCGGCCCACGCCCTCATGGGCGCCGCGTTCAACGTGCGCTCCGCCCGCCACCTCGGCACCGCCCACGAGGACGACGAGCAGATCCCGCCCACGACCACCTGGTGGGACGCGCCGGGCGTGGAGCTGTCCGTCACGCTCTTCCGCAGCGACCGCGCCCCCACCACCGGGGTGCCCAAGCCCGTCAAGCGCAACGCCGGCGCCCGGTCCGCGCTGCGCCGCCGGCAGGCCCAGCAACGCGCCGACGAACGCATGGCCGCCGCGCGGCTCGCCGACGAGGGCGCGCACGACCGCGTCCTGGACGAGGCCGACACCCGCATCCTGCTCCGCCTGGTCACCAAGGCCCTGGAGTCGCGCTCGGTGGTCGCCGGACGCCTGGGGTCGGCCACCGGCGCCGACGGCGGCACCGCCGTGCGCCTGGTGCCCAGCGACCGGGGCAGCACCGTACGCACCAGCCGGGGCACGCTCCACCTGCCGGGCTTCCGCCTCGAACTCACGACCGGGAAGGGGTAG